From the Ignavibacteriales bacterium genome, one window contains:
- the rodA gene encoding rod shape-determining protein RodA → MLLRRRSRIDYQFEDKFDILLVGSALLLIVIGLLAIYSSTLHHPTAGGNFYKQLYSAILALVVFFIVYFIPTRIINLLPLPSYLFSILFLIAVIFIGRRVYGSKSWLDFGPFGFQPSEFAKIGVIFLLSYFLSRDKTNIESIKDIVIALLIGTLPIILILLQPDVGTTFVFAAIILTLLYWKGISLFGLFVVLSPPIVVLAYMFGTTIFIAVLVLVILALIYFKKNLFLSASLFVINLSAGFFFESVYNIMSPHQQRRIATFLDPTADPLGSGYNAIQARVAIGSGGFFGKGFLSGNQTQLRFIPEQWTDFIFCVIGEEFGFIGSVITISLFLFVFLRLLKITWLAKEKSEFHSLLVVGILTLLFFHFVINIGMTIGIMPVVGLPLPFLSFGGSSLLVNMFLIGVAANIYRNRKQYT, encoded by the coding sequence ATGTTATTACGGCGTCGCTCCCGAATTGATTATCAGTTCGAAGATAAGTTTGATATTCTTTTAGTTGGTTCTGCATTATTGCTGATTGTAATTGGATTATTAGCAATTTACAGTTCAACTTTACATCATCCAACAGCCGGTGGTAATTTTTACAAACAACTTTATTCAGCAATACTTGCTCTTGTTGTTTTTTTTATTGTTTATTTTATTCCTACAAGAATAATTAATCTTTTACCGCTGCCTTCTTACCTATTCAGCATATTATTTCTTATAGCAGTTATTTTTATTGGACGAAGAGTCTATGGTTCAAAAAGCTGGCTGGACTTTGGTCCGTTTGGATTTCAACCTTCGGAATTTGCAAAAATTGGTGTCATTTTTTTATTGTCTTATTTTTTAAGCAGAGATAAAACTAATATAGAATCAATAAAAGATATTGTAATTGCGCTTTTAATTGGAACATTACCAATTATATTAATACTACTTCAACCAGATGTAGGAACAACATTTGTTTTTGCGGCGATAATTTTAACTCTCTTATATTGGAAAGGAATAAGTTTATTCGGTTTGTTTGTTGTACTTTCGCCACCAATAGTAGTATTGGCTTATATGTTCGGAACAACAATTTTTATTGCTGTTTTAGTGTTGGTAATTCTGGCATTAATATATTTTAAGAAAAATCTTTTTCTCAGCGCTTCGTTATTTGTAATTAATTTATCCGCTGGATTTTTCTTTGAATCTGTTTATAATATAATGAGTCCGCATCAGCAGCGCAGGATAGCAACTTTTCTTGATCCAACTGCAGATCCTCTTGGTTCTGGATATAATGCCATACAAGCAAGAGTTGCAATAGGATCAGGTGGTTTTTTTGGAAAAGGATTTTTAAGCGGTAATCAAACACAATTAAGATTTATTCCGGAACAATGGACCGATTTTATTTTTTGTGTAATTGGAGAAGAGTTTGGCTTTATAGGAAGCGTTATTACAATCTCATTATTTTTGTTTGTATTTTTACGTTTGTTAAAAATAACCTGGCTCGCAAAAGAAAAAAGTGAATTCCATAGCCTCCTTGTTGTTGGAATTCTAACATTATTGTTTTTCCACTTTGTTATCAATATTGGAATGACAATTGGGATAATGCCGGTAGTAGGTTTGCCTCTTCCATTCCTTAGTTT
- the purN gene encoding phosphoribosylglycinamide formyltransferase: MLRLAVFVSGRGSNLRAILNAKSSNYLNIEIKALFSDKDECLAVELAKANSIPFYFVSKYEKAGYIKFESLSKLLDELEIDLVVLAGFLKKIPDEIVEKYQNRIINIHPALLPSFGGEGMYGLNVHRAVFNSSAKISGASVHFVDKIYDHGKIIAQKAVDISDVQTPEDIAERVLKVEHELLPFVIKKISEDKILITENRVFIIN; the protein is encoded by the coding sequence ATGTTAAGATTAGCAGTATTTGTTTCTGGACGAGGTTCAAATCTAAGGGCAATTCTAAATGCCAAATCCAGCAACTATCTAAACATCGAAATAAAAGCTCTTTTTTCGGATAAGGACGAATGTCTTGCAGTTGAATTAGCCAAAGCTAATTCAATTCCTTTTTATTTCGTTAGTAAATATGAAAAAGCTGGTTATATTAAGTTTGAGAGTCTGTCTAAATTACTTGATGAACTTGAAATTGATTTAGTTGTGCTTGCAGGATTCTTAAAAAAAATCCCTGATGAAATAGTTGAAAAATATCAGAACCGGATTATAAATATTCATCCAGCGCTACTTCCTTCATTTGGTGGTGAAGGGATGTATGGATTAAATGTTCATCGAGCTGTATTTAATTCTTCAGCTAAAATATCCGGCGCTTCAGTTCATTTTGTTGATAAAATTTATGATCATGGAAAAATAATTGCACAAAAGGCAGTGGACATTTCTGATGTGCAGACCCCCGAAGATATTGCTGAAAGAGTTTTGAAAGTTGAACATGAACTTCTTCCATTTGTAATTAAAAAAATATCGGAAGATAAAATTTTAATAACTGAAAATAGAGTTTTTATTATAAACTAA
- the mreC gene encoding rod shape-determining protein MreC, with protein sequence MLSLFNKIWNGFKEYIVLVVLLLISLILLSQSNKPPVKKVKSVAFSSFAILTSAFSNIITPFQNSFENSRIKEVNARLMLEVNRLREYGIQNEELKRMLGLKDSSAFPLIAAKIISKFASASQGNFVINAGINENIKPGMPVINDQGLIGIVVNTSKDYASVRTLMHRELKLAIKNQRSRYDGIIEWNGAELIIKNVPKSFDMEVGDRIVTSDFSTKFPPSIPVGVVSGGTRDKTGMFNNIIVTPYVDFIRAENIFVIGFIPSTVKNNLELNLFRTK encoded by the coding sequence ATGCTAAGCTTATTTAATAAAATCTGGAATGGTTTTAAAGAATACATAGTTTTAGTAGTTTTATTGTTGATAAGTCTTATCTTACTTTCACAAAGCAATAAACCTCCTGTTAAAAAAGTAAAATCCGTTGCGTTTAGTAGTTTTGCAATTCTAACTTCGGCATTTTCAAATATCATAACACCATTTCAAAACAGTTTTGAAAACAGCAGAATAAAAGAAGTTAATGCTCGTTTAATGCTGGAAGTTAACCGGTTACGTGAGTATGGAATTCAAAACGAAGAATTGAAGCGAATGCTGGGATTAAAAGATTCTTCCGCTTTTCCGTTGATTGCCGCAAAAATAATTTCAAAATTTGCTTCAGCATCGCAGGGAAATTTTGTAATAAATGCAGGAATAAATGAAAATATTAAACCTGGTATGCCGGTTATTAATGATCAAGGATTGATTGGTATTGTTGTTAATACTTCAAAAGATTATGCTTCAGTTAGAACCCTGATGCATCGCGAATTAAAGCTGGCTATAAAAAATCAACGAAGCCGCTACGATGGAATAATTGAATGGAATGGCGCCGAGTTAATCATTAAAAATGTTCCAAAATCTTTTGATATGGAAGTTGGGGATCGAATTGTTACATCAGATTTCAGCACAAAATTTCCTCCTTCAATTCCGGTTGGAGTAGTTTCCGGAGGAACAAGAGATAAAACTGGAATGTTTAATAACATCATTGTTACTCCGTATGTGGATTTTATTCGTGCTGAAAATATTTTTGTAATTGGTTTTATACCAAGCACAGTAAAAAATAATTTGGAATTAAATCTTTTTAGAACAAAATAA
- the mreD gene encoding rod shape-determining protein MreD, with translation MRVLYFKAIVLFLILAILQLTIIPFLSYRQIAPDLILILLVYFTLQMGQLNGIILGCMFGLLFDLFSGGIIGSAMFSKTLSGFVAGYFFNENKIDENIKSFMLLFIILVVGTLDSIVYSFFSTNELQTNFVVLFFEQGILPGLYSACIAIPLIIFYSKKIYT, from the coding sequence ATGCGTGTATTATATTTTAAGGCAATAGTTTTATTTCTTATTCTGGCAATTCTGCAGCTAACAATAATTCCATTCCTTTCTTACAGACAGATAGCGCCAGATTTAATATTAATCCTTTTAGTTTATTTTACTCTTCAAATGGGTCAACTAAACGGAATAATTTTAGGTTGTATGTTTGGACTTTTATTCGATCTTTTTTCTGGGGGAATAATTGGGAGTGCGATGTTTTCCAAAACATTAAGCGGATTTGTAGCCGGCTATTTTTTTAATGAAAACAAAATAGATGAAAATATAAAATCATTTATGCTGCTTTTTATAATTTTAGTTGTAGGAACGCTTGATTCAATTGTCTATTCCTTCTTTTCAACAAATGAACTTCAAACAAATTTTGTTGTGTTATTTTTTGAACAGGGAATTCTTCCGGGCTTATATTCGGCTTGTATAGCAATTCCATTAATAATATTTTATTCAAAAAAGATTTATACATGA
- a CDS encoding rod shape-determining protein, producing the protein MGIFDFFSTDIAIDLGTANTLIYVKGKGIVLNEPSIVAYDRSSKRIIALGNKAKEMQGREHKEIRVTRPMRDGVIADFEIAEGMIKAFIKKVSGGMLSSRRIVIAVPSGVTEVEKRAVRDSAEHAGAKEVHLIAEPMAAAIGIGIDVEAPVGNMIIDIGGGTTEIAVIALAGIVNEESIRIAGDEMNNAIMQFFKKNHNLLIGERTAEAIKCEVGSAVPLKEEITVQVKGRDLVGGVPKTAEVSSVEIREALNENIVQIVEAVKQSLERTPPELSADILDRGVMITGGGALLKGIDERIRMETNLPVHIAEDPLTAVVRGAGKAIDNFNKYSKVFLRHRRY; encoded by the coding sequence ATGGGAATTTTTGACTTTTTCTCCACTGATATAGCAATTGATTTAGGAACTGCAAATACATTAATTTATGTAAAAGGTAAAGGCATTGTTCTTAATGAACCTTCAATTGTAGCATACGATCGAAGTTCAAAAAGAATAATTGCACTTGGTAACAAAGCAAAAGAAATGCAGGGGAGGGAGCATAAAGAAATAAGAGTAACACGCCCTATGCGCGATGGAGTTATTGCCGATTTTGAAATTGCAGAGGGAATGATAAAAGCATTTATTAAAAAAGTTAGCGGTGGAATGCTATCCAGCCGGAGAATTGTAATTGCTGTTCCAAGCGGAGTTACTGAAGTGGAGAAAAGAGCTGTTAGAGACAGCGCAGAGCACGCAGGTGCAAAAGAAGTTCATCTGATTGCGGAACCAATGGCTGCTGCTATTGGAATTGGAATTGACGTTGAAGCACCAGTTGGAAATATGATTATAGATATTGGTGGTGGAACAACGGAAATAGCTGTAATTGCGTTAGCTGGAATTGTAAACGAAGAATCGATTCGAATTGCCGGTGATGAAATGAATAATGCAATTATGCAATTTTTCAAAAAAAATCATAACCTGCTAATTGGGGAAAGAACTGCGGAAGCAATTAAATGCGAAGTTGGTTCTGCTGTTCCGTTAAAGGAAGAAATTACAGTTCAGGTTAAAGGAAGAGATTTGGTCGGTGGAGTTCCTAAAACTGCGGAAGTCAGTTCAGTTGAAATTAGAGAAGCTTTAAATGAAAATATTGTTCAGATAGTTGAAGCTGTTAAACAATCTTTAGAAAGAACGCCTCCAGAACTTTCGGCTGATATTTTGGACCGTGGAGTTATGATAACTGGTGGTGGTGCTTTATTAAAAGGAATAGATGAAAGAATCAGGATGGAAACAAATCTACCAGTTCATATTGCGGAAGATCCTCTTACTGCAGTTGTTAGAGGAGCAGGAAAAGCTATTGATAATTTTAACAAGTACTCGAAAGTTTTTCTACGACATAGAAGATATTGA
- the purH gene encoding bifunctional phosphoribosylaminoimidazolecarboxamide formyltransferase/IMP cyclohydrolase produces the protein MKKFALISVSDKTGIVEFAKNLASLNFEILATGNTAKVIIENNIPCTEISNFTSFPEIFSGRVKTLQPKIFGGILMRRDIENDLKEAKENGIMPIDIVCVNLYPFPKVVDREDIDLVTKIENIDIGGPSLIRAAAKNYKFISILTKPEQYSDFISELQTGEISIHTKEKLASEAFSYTSYYDTLIANFLEKTFDQPKEAIRLNYKLTQSLRYGENPHQQASLFGEFDNYFEILHGKEISYNNIIDLVASVEIIQDLPENSCVIVKHTNPCGAGTSVNVLDAFNKAFSGDPVSAYGGIVSFNSVVDETLAAKLNEIFLEIICAPDFTKEALDLLFTKKNRRIVKVLKSLPHDEMMFKNIPGGLIAQGKDNSKIGENDLTIVTKNNPTKKEIEDLLFAWILCKHTKSNAIVYVKDQKVLGVGAGQMSRVDSAKIGAMKAKEFGHDLTGAVAASDAFFPFADGLVEIANNGVTAVIQPGGSVRDSEVIQAANERNLSMVFTGIRNFKH, from the coding sequence TTGAAAAAGTTTGCTTTGATAAGTGTATCTGATAAGACTGGGATAGTTGAGTTTGCAAAGAACCTTGCTAGTTTAAACTTTGAGATTTTGGCAACTGGTAACACCGCAAAAGTTATTATTGAAAATAATATTCCTTGTACTGAGATAAGTAACTTCACTTCATTTCCAGAAATATTTTCTGGACGAGTAAAAACTCTCCAACCAAAAATATTTGGCGGCATTCTTATGCGAAGAGATATTGAGAATGATTTGAAAGAAGCAAAAGAAAATGGTATTATGCCAATAGATATTGTTTGTGTTAATCTTTATCCATTCCCAAAAGTAGTTGATAGAGAGGATATTGATTTAGTGACTAAAATTGAAAACATTGATATTGGCGGACCAAGTTTAATACGGGCTGCTGCAAAAAATTATAAATTCATTTCTATCCTTACTAAGCCAGAGCAGTATTCGGATTTCATTTCTGAACTTCAAACTGGCGAGATTAGTATCCACACAAAAGAAAAATTAGCTTCAGAAGCATTTTCTTATACTTCATATTACGATACACTCATAGCAAACTTTTTAGAAAAAACTTTTGATCAACCCAAAGAAGCAATTAGATTAAATTATAAGTTGACCCAATCATTAAGATATGGAGAGAACCCGCATCAACAGGCATCTCTCTTTGGTGAGTTTGATAATTATTTTGAGATTTTACACGGTAAGGAAATATCATACAACAACATAATAGACCTGGTAGCCTCCGTTGAAATTATTCAAGATCTTCCTGAAAATTCGTGTGTGATTGTTAAACACACTAATCCTTGTGGTGCTGGAACAAGTGTTAATGTTTTAGATGCTTTCAACAAAGCGTTTTCAGGTGATCCTGTTTCTGCATATGGGGGAATAGTTTCGTTTAATTCGGTAGTAGATGAAACTTTAGCTGCAAAGCTAAATGAAATATTTTTGGAAATTATATGCGCCCCGGATTTTACAAAAGAAGCACTTGATTTATTATTTACTAAAAAGAACAGAAGAATTGTTAAAGTTCTTAAATCTCTGCCACATGATGAAATGATGTTCAAGAATATTCCTGGTGGTTTAATTGCTCAGGGAAAAGATAATTCCAAAATTGGCGAAAATGATTTGACAATAGTTACTAAAAATAATCCAACTAAAAAGGAGATTGAAGATTTACTTTTTGCCTGGATTTTATGCAAACACACAAAGTCAAATGCTATAGTGTATGTTAAGGATCAAAAAGTTTTAGGTGTAGGTGCTGGTCAAATGTCCAGGGTTGATTCTGCAAAAATTGGTGCAATGAAAGCAAAGGAATTTGGACACGATTTAACTGGAGCCGTTGCGGCTTCAGATGCCTTTTTTCCTTTCGCAGATGGACTGGTTGAAATAGCTAACAATGGTGTTACAGCAGTAATTCAGCCTGGAGGTTCTGTTAGAGATAGTGAAGTTATTCAAGCAGCAAATGAAAGAAATCTTTCGATGGTATTTACCGGAATAAGAAATTTTAAGCATTAA
- a CDS encoding DUF3808 domain-containing protein — MKKIVLTFLICSLSLKLFGQSEINNLIKQGLDYSYNFQLEKAEAAFDRIISKNPNDPRGYHYKSSIYLWTYMSNKDKDDYDKFFKFSDIAIEKAQKIIEENAEDETALYVLGANYGFRAMALMKSNSQLSSVWAVKNSNKYLKEVLEKNPKMYDAYLGLGLFNYALSLVPGVFKWALKIAGLSGNREEGINYLKWAYRNGNFSKTEAAYYLSQIYSETLIDYNTSLGYLKQLVKEFPANVLFQYSYAVVLIKSKKPTEAEKILRQIIKINNPNFKQVTAFSNFLVGEIIFRKNNFDSAINYYNKFLSSSTETDYSGIAYYRIAICYELTDRRDEGKKYYILARNGNLDIQDDLYAKRKSEIYFDRTLSDNEISSLKASNLIESGKFKEAFDSLTTLLPKLNSEKLKAEVNLYLSDVCFELGRTQESVEYGIKACSYNVSGETWIKPFAEYYIARAFVKLNNKSEATHYLEKAESSTDYDYQTKLTAFINGLKIKLSI, encoded by the coding sequence ATGAAAAAAATTGTTCTCACTTTTTTAATCTGTAGTTTATCACTTAAACTTTTCGGGCAATCAGAAATAAATAATCTGATAAAACAAGGATTAGATTATTCATATAATTTCCAGCTTGAAAAAGCAGAGGCTGCTTTTGATAGAATTATTTCTAAAAATCCAAATGATCCCAGAGGATACCATTATAAATCAAGCATATACCTTTGGACTTATATGAGCAATAAAGACAAAGATGACTATGATAAGTTTTTTAAGTTTTCTGACATTGCAATTGAAAAAGCACAAAAAATTATTGAAGAAAATGCCGAAGATGAAACCGCACTTTATGTACTTGGCGCAAATTATGGATTTAGAGCAATGGCGTTGATGAAATCCAACAGCCAGTTAAGTTCTGTTTGGGCGGTAAAAAATTCGAACAAATATTTAAAAGAAGTTTTAGAAAAAAATCCTAAAATGTATGATGCTTACCTAGGTTTAGGTTTATTTAATTACGCATTAAGCCTTGTACCAGGCGTTTTTAAATGGGCACTAAAAATCGCGGGACTTTCCGGAAACAGGGAAGAAGGAATAAATTATTTGAAATGGGCATACAGAAACGGAAATTTTTCTAAAACAGAAGCTGCATATTACTTGTCCCAAATTTATTCTGAGACACTCATTGATTACAACACCTCACTCGGATATCTTAAACAATTAGTAAAGGAATTCCCTGCAAATGTTCTTTTCCAGTATTCCTATGCAGTTGTATTAATCAAAAGTAAAAAACCAACTGAAGCTGAAAAAATCCTTAGACAGATAATAAAAATAAATAATCCTAATTTTAAGCAAGTAACTGCTTTTTCAAATTTTTTAGTTGGGGAAATTATATTTAGGAAAAACAATTTTGATTCTGCAATTAATTACTATAATAAATTTCTTTCTTCATCTACAGAAACTGATTATTCTGGTATTGCTTACTACCGAATAGCGATCTGTTATGAACTTACTGATAGAAGAGACGAAGGTAAAAAATATTATATACTTGCAAGGAATGGAAATCTTGATATTCAGGATGATCTTTATGCAAAACGCAAAAGCGAAATCTATTTTGATAGAACTTTATCAGATAATGAAATTAGTTCGCTTAAAGCTTCCAACTTGATTGAATCAGGAAAATTTAAAGAAGCATTTGATTCCCTTACGACTTTATTGCCAAAATTAAATTCTGAAAAACTTAAAGCAGAAGTGAATCTTTATTTGAGCGATGTTTGTTTTGAACTTGGAAGAACTCAGGAATCTGTTGAATATGGAATTAAAGCTTGCAGTTATAATGTATCCGGAGAAACCTGGATTAAACCATTTGCCGAATATTATATTGCCAGAGCTTTTGTAAAATTAAATAATAAAAGTGAAGCAACCCACTACCTGGAAAAAGCAGAAAGTTCAACTGATTATGATTATCAAACAAAACTAACGGCTTTTATAAATGGTTTAAAGATAAAACTCTCGATTTAA
- the mrdA gene encoding penicillin-binding protein 2: MTTQTNTGIDLRRRILFLIVIGTFAIIVIQLFNMQIIKQGIYDEQSADNSIKGIVQTPLRGVFYDRNYKVLVNNKPSFTLIITPSIYDRKLDHLIETVLGSDSGFIGKILTNNSIYSKYIPIRIQRDVSFQVVSWVEENAEKLPGVSYMVELERAYEDSIKGSHMFGYTKEVGKKQLEADKYYEMGDFIGNAGIEKTYEKYLRGQKGIKYILVDSKRKEIGRFKEGINDKNSIKGDDLVLTIDADIQRIAEKGFEGKNGALVAIEPKTGEVLAFVSSPEFNLNDFTTVTSKDIWQEINADPDKPLFNRATLSANPPGSTFKILAAIAALEEGIITTENTFYCGGGFYFGRFFKCHGGNHGSLNVVHAIEKSCNSFFYQLILKIGLDKWSEYGRRFGFGQRTGIDINEERPGILPSTEYYNKRYGKNGWTKGFIVSLGIGQGELSVTPLQLAQYVSLIANDGKSYRPHLVKGYLDANKKLVPLSFPIVDTKVSKKTMDIVKEGMFLVVNGAGTATGVRLPGINVAGKTGTAQNPHGKDHAWFIGFAPYEDPKIAVAVFVENAGFGATWAAPIAKAVIQEYLKKKNPPENLKKAEENVITASLPN; encoded by the coding sequence ATGACTACCCAAACAAATACCGGAATCGATTTAAGAAGAAGGATTTTATTCTTAATTGTGATTGGAACATTCGCAATTATTGTCATTCAACTATTCAATATGCAAATTATCAAACAGGGAATTTATGACGAACAATCTGCTGATAATAGTATAAAAGGGATTGTACAAACTCCATTGCGCGGTGTTTTTTACGATAGAAATTATAAAGTTCTTGTTAATAACAAACCTTCCTTCACATTGATTATTACACCTTCAATCTATGATAGAAAATTGGATCATCTTATAGAAACTGTTCTTGGTTCCGATTCTGGCTTTATCGGAAAAATATTAACCAACAATAGTATTTATTCTAAATACATCCCAATTAGAATTCAGCGTGATGTTAGCTTTCAAGTTGTATCCTGGGTTGAGGAGAATGCCGAAAAGCTTCCTGGTGTTAGTTATATGGTAGAGCTTGAAAGAGCTTATGAAGACAGCATCAAAGGTTCACATATGTTTGGCTATACAAAGGAAGTTGGTAAAAAACAGCTTGAAGCGGACAAGTATTATGAAATGGGTGATTTTATTGGAAATGCCGGCATAGAAAAAACTTATGAAAAATATTTGCGCGGGCAAAAAGGAATTAAATATATCCTGGTTGATTCGAAGCGTAAAGAAATTGGCAGGTTTAAGGAAGGGATCAATGATAAAAATTCAATTAAAGGAGATGATTTAGTTTTAACAATTGATGCTGATATACAACGTATTGCTGAAAAAGGATTTGAAGGAAAGAATGGTGCTTTAGTTGCTATTGAACCAAAAACAGGAGAAGTTTTAGCATTTGTTAGCTCGCCGGAATTCAACCTTAATGATTTTACTACAGTTACTTCCAAAGATATTTGGCAGGAAATAAATGCCGACCCGGACAAACCACTTTTTAACAGAGCAACTCTTTCAGCTAATCCACCTGGCTCCACATTTAAAATATTAGCCGCCATAGCAGCATTGGAAGAAGGAATTATAACTACCGAAAATACTTTTTATTGCGGGGGTGGTTTTTATTTTGGAAGATTTTTTAAATGCCATGGTGGAAATCACGGATCATTAAACGTAGTTCATGCAATTGAAAAATCCTGCAACTCATTCTTTTATCAATTGATTCTGAAAATTGGATTAGATAAATGGTCAGAATATGGAAGACGATTTGGTTTTGGTCAAAGAACTGGTATTGATATAAATGAAGAAAGGCCTGGTATTTTACCTTCGACAGAATATTATAATAAACGTTATGGTAAAAATGGTTGGACAAAAGGTTTTATAGTTAGTTTAGGGATTGGACAAGGGGAATTAAGCGTTACTCCTCTTCAACTTGCACAGTATGTATCTTTAATTGCTAATGATGGAAAATCATATAGACCTCATTTAGTTAAAGGTTACCTTGATGCAAATAAAAAACTTGTACCTCTTAGTTTTCCAATTGTTGATACTAAAGTTAGTAAAAAAACAATGGACATTGTTAAAGAGGGGATGTTCTTAGTAGTTAATGGGGCAGGTACAGCAACTGGAGTGAGATTGCCTGGTATAAATGTCGCAGGAAAAACTGGAACAGCACAAAATCCACATGGTAAAGATCATGCATGGTTTATTGGTTTTGCTCCATATGAAGATCCTAAAATTGCTGTGGCAGTATTTGTGGAAAATGCAGGATTTGGTGCAACTTGGGCAGCTCCAATTGCTAAAGCAGTAATACAGGAATATTTGAAAAAAAAGAATCCACCTGAAAATCTTAAAAAAGCAGAAGAAAATGTTATTACGGCGTCGCTCCCGAATTGA